In the genome of Caloranaerobacter ferrireducens, the window TGAGCTTCTAAAGATTTCATTACGAATTGCAGTGGCACTAGAAATTTTACCTGTCATGTTAATATCGTGATATTCTGCTTTTATTCTTTTTATAGTATAAGGTTTTATATTACTGTTTATTTTTTTTAAAGCTTTTAAGTATTCTATTGCTAAAATATTATTTGGACTTGAAATAATTTTGTTTATATTATTTGAGTTAATATTTTTTGATTTTAAGTAATCAGATACGGCTAAACTTCTTGCTTTCGGATAAGTGCATCCTGTTGATAGATATTTTTTTAGGAAATATTTAAATTCTTCTGTTTCATCTACAAGGATATTAGAAATTATGTCTAGTTCATTTAAATTGCCTACTTCACTTCCAAAGCATAAACAGTCTACAATGCCTAAACCATCCAAGATTTTAATTGAGCCGTAAGCGAAAAATTCTGCACTTTGTGAAGAATATATAGTAGGAAGTTCTATTACTAAGTCTATACCTGAATCAATTGCCATTTTAGCTCTAGTCCACTTATCTACTAAAGCAGGTTCTCCTCTTTGTACAAAATTGCCACTCATTATACTTATTGAATAATCGCAACCTGTTATTTCTTTAGATTTTTTTAAATGATAAAGATGACCATTATGAAATGGATTGTATTCTGTTATTAATCCTAGTACTTTCATAACATCCTCCACTTAATAATTTAAAATTTAACTTTATTTTAATATTTTAATTGCTAATAAATTATATCATACTTATTTTTTGAAAAAAATAGATATAAAAAGATATAAAAGTTCGAATTAAGTCAATAATATTAAAAATATAGCGTATTTGGTTGATTTTTTTCTTTAATTATAATAATATGAATATTGGTACAAAATCATTTTTAGGAGGTATGTTATGAAGATACTAGTTATAAACTGTGGTAGTTCATCTTTAAAATATCAGTTAATTGATATGACTAATGAAGAGGTTTTAGCAAAAGGTTTAGCTGAAAGGATAGGAATTGACGGCTCAAGAGTAAAACACAGAACAATAGGTAAAGAAGAAGTTATTATTGAGAAGCCAATGTCAAATCACAAGGTAGCTTTGGAAATTGTACTAAATGCACTTACAGACTCTGAGCATGGTGCTATTAAATCAATGGAAGAGATAAGTGCTGTTGGTCACAGAGTAGTACATGGTGGAGAAAAGTTCTCTGGTTCTGTAGTTATTGATGATGAAGTACTAAAAGTTTTAAGAGAATGTGCAGATTTAGCACCATTACATAACCCACCTAACATTATGGGAATTGAGGCATGTCAAGAATTAATGCCTAATACTCCTATGGTAGGTGTGTTTGATACAGCATTCCACCAAACAATGCCAAAGTCTTCATACATCTATCCACTTCCATATGAGCTGTATGAAAAGTATGGAATAAGAAAATATGGATTCCATGGTACATCACATAAATACGTGTCAAACAGAGCTGCTGAAATTTTAGGAAAGGATATTAATGAATTAAATATCATAACATGCCACTTAGGTAATGGAGCAAGTTTAGCTGCTGTTAAAAAAGGTAAGTCAATTGATACAAGTATGGGCTTTACACCATTAGAAGGTCTTGCTATGGGTACAAGATGTGGAGATATTGACCCAGCAATAGTAACATTTTTAATGGAAAAAGAGAATATGTCAACTAGTGAAGTAAATAACTTACTAAATAAAAAATCAGGTGTTTTAGGTATATCAGGTGTAAGCAGTGACTTTAGAGACATAGAAGAAGCAGCTGCTAAAGGAAATGAAAGAGCACAATTAGCCTTAGATAAGTTTACAAGCAGAGTTAAAAAATATGTAGGAGCATATGCAGCTATAATGGGTGGAGTAGATGTAATTGTATTTACAGCTGGATTAGGAGAGAATTCACCAGAAACTAGAGAAGCTGTTTGTGAAGGATTAGAATTTATGGGTGTAGAAATAGATAAAGAGAAAAATAAAGTAAGAGGTAAAGAAACTATTATAAGTACTGAAAATTCTAAGGTTAAAGTATTAGTTGTACCTACTAACGAAGAACTTATGATAGCAAGAGAGACTAAAGCTTTAGTATAGGCAGGATTTACCTGCCTTTAACTTATATTAAAATACTGTAATATAGTTCTTGACAAATGAGGTTTACCTTTATATAATAAAATCTGGCAACATTCAAGAGGTGAACATAATGAAAGTAGATATTTCAAAACTTCTCGATGGAACTGTTGAAGTAATTAATTTTTGTAAGAATGTTGATATACCTAGTTTAACAGTAAAAGGTAGAGAGATTGAGTTATTAGCTCCTGTGAACATAGATGGTGGAATATACAGGGCTGACGAGGATTTATTTATAAATGCGACAATTACTTATACTTATAAGGAGAATTGTGCTAGATGTCTAGCAGAATTTAGTAATAAAGTAAGTACAGTTCTGTTGGGAAGACTTGTTGAACAAGATAATAATGTTTCAGAAGAGGAAATTGATGAAATTTTAGTTGTATACAAAGAGAGCATAGTGGATTTACAAGAGTTTATAAATTCTGCTATTTTGCTTTCTTTGCCTATGAAGGCGCTTTGTAATGAAGCTTGTAAAGGGCTATGCCCTAAATGTGGTCAAAATTTAAATTTACAAAAGTGTAATTGCGAAGATGACTTTATTGATCCTCGTTTTGCAAAATTAAAAGAATTATTGGACTGACTTAAGGAGGTGTTATTAATGGCAGTACCAAAGCGTAAAGTATCAAAAGCTAGAAGAGATAAAAGAAGAGCATCAAATTTTAAGGCGTATGCACCAAATTTAGTTGAGTGCCCACAATGCCATGAACCAAAGTTACCACACAGAGTTTGCGGTTCATGTGGATATTACAAAAATAAAGAAGTTATAGAGGTTGAATAATTAGGATAGTGATTTAAATCACTATCTTTTTTTTATAATCCATAGGAAATTATAATAAAATCTTATATTTAATAAAAAAATCAATGTTGATTTTATTGAAACTTTGTCTGGCATGCTTACATGCTAGAGTCATTATAAACCTTATTAAATTGTGGTTAATTTTAAATATAATTTCCGTTTATGGATATAGGCAAAATCTTACTTATAATTTATTTAAATCTAAGATTTTGTTCTAATCTTTTGGTTACAATTTGAATCTTAAAAATACATAATTTTTAGGATAAGGGCTCTTAAATTTGCATTTTTTGTTTACAAAAGTTAAATCTAAAAATATAGACGATAAAATACTTGATTTTTTTTATACTATAATATATACTAACTATTAGTAATAGGTACTAAATACAAGTAATAACTCGAGGTGAAAAGATGGCTAATAAAAGGCTACCTAAAAAAGAAAGACAGAAAAGATTAAAAGAAAAACTAAAAGAAGATCCTTTTTTGACAGATGAAGAATTAATGCAAATTTTTAATGTTAGTATTCAGACTATAAGATTAGACCGTCTTGAACTAGGTATACCTGAGTTAAGAGAAAGAATAAAAAATGTGGCTGAACTTAACTACTCTAAAGTTAGGGCAATCGGAGGAACTGAAATAGTAGGAGAGTTAGTAGATTTAAAATTAGGGAAAAGTGGAATTTCAATTTTAGAAACTAATAATGAGATGGCATTTAAAAAAACAAATATCATAAGAGGTCATCATATATTTGCACAAGCTGAGTCTCTTGCTATGGCTGTTATTGATGCAGATGTAGCACTAACAGGAGTTGCCAATATTAAGTACAAAAGTCCAGTTTAT includes:
- the fapR gene encoding transcription factor FapR, yielding MANKRLPKKERQKRLKEKLKEDPFLTDEELMQIFNVSIQTIRLDRLELGIPELRERIKNVAELNYSKVRAIGGTEIVGELVDLKLGKSGISILETNNEMAFKKTNIIRGHHIFAQAESLAMAVIDADVALTGVANIKYKSPVYAGQKLIAKAEVVRIRGNKYFVHVFTYVGQEQVFRGKFILVSIE
- the rpmF gene encoding 50S ribosomal protein L32, which translates into the protein MAVPKRKVSKARRDKRRASNFKAYAPNLVECPQCHEPKLPHRVCGSCGYYKNKEVIEVE
- a CDS encoding nucleotidyltransferase yields the protein MKVLGLITEYNPFHNGHLYHLKKSKEITGCDYSISIMSGNFVQRGEPALVDKWTRAKMAIDSGIDLVIELPTIYSSQSAEFFAYGSIKILDGLGIVDCLCFGSEVGNLNELDIISNILVDETEEFKYFLKKYLSTGCTYPKARSLAVSDYLKSKNINSNNINKIISSPNNILAIEYLKALKKINSNIKPYTIKRIKAEYHDINMTGKISSATAIRNEIFRSSNGIENIKTAVPNATYSHLKKFLNKYGSFNNIENYIQIIQYHIARFNKESLIDLFDIENGLENRILNCIKENITVKNILDCIKTKRYTYTRLQRLLMQMIIGLDKKTLSKLYLQDNLYIRVLGFNQKGKFLLNKARKKAKFPIITKFANYKKINDDNLNKIIEIDKRATDIYFLGLPNYNGKKFDLDYLISPYITKSSI
- a CDS encoding YceD family protein, whose product is MKVDISKLLDGTVEVINFCKNVDIPSLTVKGREIELLAPVNIDGGIYRADEDLFINATITYTYKENCARCLAEFSNKVSTVLLGRLVEQDNNVSEEEIDEILVVYKESIVDLQEFINSAILLSLPMKALCNEACKGLCPKCGQNLNLQKCNCEDDFIDPRFAKLKELLD
- a CDS encoding acetate/propionate family kinase, with protein sequence MKILVINCGSSSLKYQLIDMTNEEVLAKGLAERIGIDGSRVKHRTIGKEEVIIEKPMSNHKVALEIVLNALTDSEHGAIKSMEEISAVGHRVVHGGEKFSGSVVIDDEVLKVLRECADLAPLHNPPNIMGIEACQELMPNTPMVGVFDTAFHQTMPKSSYIYPLPYELYEKYGIRKYGFHGTSHKYVSNRAAEILGKDINELNIITCHLGNGASLAAVKKGKSIDTSMGFTPLEGLAMGTRCGDIDPAIVTFLMEKENMSTSEVNNLLNKKSGVLGISGVSSDFRDIEEAAAKGNERAQLALDKFTSRVKKYVGAYAAIMGGVDVIVFTAGLGENSPETREAVCEGLEFMGVEIDKEKNKVRGKETIISTENSKVKVLVVPTNEELMIARETKALV